GAAACCAGATACTTGCGCCGCCCCGGCTCCGCGCCCCGGCGACCGCTGCCTCCAATGCGCCAGCGGCATCCTCGCCTACAACGAGCAGTTCATCCTCGCCTGTCCCCATTGCGGGGCAGTGGCCGAAGTCGGCGCATTCACCTGATAACGTATCCCGCGTGGGCGTGCCCCACGCTCCCTGGCCAGCAGCAAACGACTCATCCGCTTACTGATAGGTATCGCAGGGAGGGATGAGCATGAGGGGTTCTAACGTTTCGGAAACACAAAATTAATTCCAAATGAACCCAAAGGACATCACCATGAACGCATCCGTCAAATGGGACCACGGCCTGACATTCACCGGCACAGCCGACAGCAACTTCACCGTCAATCTAGGCGGCGCAAAAAGCGTCGGCGGCGATGATGATGGCCTGCGCCCCATGGAACTCATCCTCATCGGCCTCATCGGCTGCACGGCGATGGACGTCATCTCCATCCTGAGCAAAATGAAAGAACCTGTGTCCGACTTTGAAGTGCGCGCCCAGGCGCAGCGCGCCGATACCCACCCCAAAGTGTTCACCCACATCGCCATCGAATACGTCATTCACGGCCAAAACGTGAAACCCCAATCCGTGGAACGTGCCATCGAACTATCCGAAAAACGATACTGCCCCGCTCAGGCGATGCTGGGCCAGGTCGTTCCCATCGAAATCAATTACCAGATTCTCCCTTAATTTCGAATCCTCAACCCTCATCCTTTCTCTCCTTCTCACAGCCGCCTCGTTGCTTGCGCAGCGAGGCGGCTCTTTTTGCGCCCAAATATGCTATCATACGGACAAAGGCAAGCAATTTGAGATAGGAGGTTTCCCATGCGCAAAGGCCTACTCCTACTCCTGGTTTTGGGGGGATTTGGCTTCGCCGCCCCCGCTTCCGGGGCCGCGTCGCCCGCGCCGCGCGAGTCCCCCCTGCC
This genomic stretch from Ardenticatenales bacterium harbors:
- a CDS encoding OsmC family protein, which produces MNASVKWDHGLTFTGTADSNFTVNLGGAKSVGGDDDGLRPMELILIGLIGCTAMDVISILSKMKEPVSDFEVRAQAQRADTHPKVFTHIAIEYVIHGQNVKPQSVERAIELSEKRYCPAQAMLGQVVPIEINYQILP